The genomic DNA TGATGGCTTTGATCGATGACGCTGCGACCAACGTCTAGGCATCGTTTCACCTACCAAAAAGCTCCACCGATTCGGGGTGTGTTTGCACAGGGCCGATATCAAAGCTGATGTTTTACGCAAACGTAGGGCCCGATACTACTATCGGAACACCCACCAGAGGAAAGGAGCCAGCGTGACACCACAACAGGCAGCGCAAATCCTCGAGCAACCGGCCTGGCACCGCCCCTCTACCGGTGGGCTATTGCCCGAAGGCGGCCCCTACGCGACGCCGGAACTGATCCGCGCGGTTGATCGTGTGATGCGCTTCGAGTCGCAGAAGTGGGCGCGAAAGGGCCCGGTCGTTCGTAATGGCGTCACGTTTACTGACGTGGACAAGAGTCAGCGTGTCGCTGTATGAATATCCGGCCCAGGGCGCCAACTCGGTCCGGCCGCACGCCGTGCAAGTTTTACGTGCATGAGCGTGCGGCTACTGAAACGGATGGGCGGTTTATCGACCAGCTTCATTAGCTGCAATTCGTCAGATCTCTAAAAAGTTCCACAGATTCGCAGCATGTTTGAACAAGGGCAGTTTCCTCGACGATGTGGGCGCCAACGCCTGGGATACTGCTACCATGAGAGGATCACCGGGACGCAGGAGCCAGCATGACACCGCAACAGGCATCGCATATCGTCGAGCAATTGGCGTTGGGCATCGACCCGCGCACGGGGGCACCGTTGTCCGAAGGCGACGCCTGCACGGCGCCGGATGTGATCCGTGCCTTATTCATCGCCCGCAACGCGCTGCAAGGCAAGCCGGCGCCGGTACGCAAGGCGCCGGTCGTGCGTAACGGCGTCACGCTCGCCAACGTAGGCAAGAAGTGGTCCGGCGACGAAGTCGACACGCTGCTGCACGAATTCCAGGCCGGCACGCCGCTGGGGCGGATCGCGGCGCAGCTGGGCCGTACCGACGGCAGCATCGTCGCGCGGCTCGTGCATGCCGGCGCGCTGCCGGACCGCGAAAGCGGCTACACGCTGCTGAAGGCACAGCAGCAGGGCACGCCGATGTCTTCCCCTGCTCAGTGAGGAATCGGACTGCGCAGGCACTCGTCGGCGGTCGGTGCGGCGCCGAGCTTCATCGTATAGATGAAATCCGCCGGCAGGTCCGTGACGGTCTTGCGCTCGCCCGGGCGGATCTGGAACGGTGGCGTTGCTTCCATATAGCGGCAGGCCCGCTCCTTGACGCCGTTGGCCAGGAAGCGCTCCTGGCAGAGCGAACTGAGGAACAGGTAATGACAGGATGCGCTGGACGCTGCCGCGCAGGAGAGCTCGACGGTGGATTTGCCGAGCTGCGTGACGGTCGTCATAAGGGCGGGCGTTCCCGCTGCCGCTGTTGCAGGGCCAACGGCAAGCAGTGCCGTGGCCACGCAGCCCAGCGCGGCCCAGGGGCGCAATGTCATGAAGTCTCCAGACGTGGATAAACAGCTACGCTAGCAGAAGTCACGGGCGCGGAACAGGGCCATCTCGGCCAACGCAACACCTAGTCCATCCGAAAAGCGTCGGCGGCGCCATGATCGAGTCGCTTGCGCAACAATATGGTCTTCGACCAGACCGCTCGCGCACGTCATCCCGCACTGCCTCCATGATGCAACCCGTGTTCACCATCGGCCACTCCAACCGCCCCATCGAGGAATTCATCGCCCTGCTGGCCGAGCAGGGCATCGAGCTGCTGATCGACATCCGCACGGTACCGAAGTCGCGCGCCAACCCGCAGTTCGGCCAGGACCAGCTGCCGCCGGCGCTGGCCGCGGCCGGCATCGCTTACCAGTACGTCGCCGCCCTCGGCGGCCTGCGCCACGCGCGCAAGGACTCACCCAACAGCGGCTGGCGCAACAAGTCGTTCCGCGGCTATGCCGACCATATGCAATCCGAGGAGTTCCTGGCCGGCGTGGAAGCCGTGCTGGTCCTGACCAGCGACCGCCGCTGCGCGCTGATGTGCGCCGAGGCGGTGCCATGGCGCTGCCATCGCTCGATGGTGG from Pseudoduganella armeniaca includes the following:
- a CDS encoding DUF488 domain-containing protein; translation: MMQPVFTIGHSNRPIEEFIALLAEQGIELLIDIRTVPKSRANPQFGQDQLPPALAAAGIAYQYVAALGGLRHARKDSPNSGWRNKSFRGYADHMQSEEFLAGVEAVLVLTSDRRCALMCAEAVPWRCHRSMVADALAVRGIPVEHIINRGKTRPHVLTSFAKVAGTRIAYPPPDDPGCC